The Chloroflexota bacterium genomic sequence CAGACAGGTCTTCGAGCTGCAGGCCAAGCTTGCGCCCCATGCCAAACGCTTTTTCCACTCCGACGGCAATGTACGCCCCTTACTGCCCGATTTCATCGAGATGGGCGTGCAGATCCTCAACCCCATCCATATCCGCGCGACCGGCATGGACCCGGTCGCTCTCAAGCGGGATTTTGGCAATGATCTTGTGTTCTGGGGAGGTGGGGTGGACACGCAGGGCGTGTTGCCATCAGGGACGCCTGAGGAAGTCAAGGAGGACGTGCGGCGCAACATCGAGGCGCTGGCTCCCGGCGGGGGCTATGTCTTCAACACGATCCACAACATCCAGGCCGACGTGCCACCGAAAAACATCATTGCCATGTGGGAGGCGTTGCGGGAATATGGTGGTTAGTGACCACAAAGCCCCAGGGCGAAGTGTTGTGGCGCGGCAAGTGGGAGGTATCCATCGCGGCCACTCACCGCCCACCGCTTTCCACTATCAACGGAGTCATCATGAATTACAAAAAGCTTGGACACACGGACATTCTTGTTTCCCCGGTGGCCCTGGGCTGCTGGGGCTTCGTGCAGGATTTTCACTGGGGGGCTCAGGAGAACGCCCAGTCCATCGCGACCGTCTACGCAGCCCTGGACGCTGGCATCAATTTCTTCGATACGGCGGAGGCCTATGGAGACGGTCGTTCGGAGGAGGTGTTGGGTAGGGCATTGGCCGGTCGGCGCCACCAGGCTGTGGTTGCCAGCAAGGTCAACGGCGAAAACCTGGCTCCCGCCGATCTGCGGCGGTCCTGCGAGGCCAGCCTGCGCCGGCTCGGCACAGACTACCTGGATCTCTACCAGATTCACTGGCCCAACCTGGCGATTCCCCTGGCTGAAACCATGGGCGAGCTGCAGGAGCTGCAGGCCGAGGGCAAGATTCGGGCCATTGGCGTGTCGAATTTCGCGGTGGCCGGCATGCAAGAGGTGCTTCCTCTGGGTAGCATTGGGTCCAATCAACTACCCTATAACCTGCTCTGGCGCGCCATCGAGTTCGATATTCAGCCGATTTGCCAGCAGCGAGGGGTGGGCATTCTCTGCTACAGCCCCTTGATGCACGCCTTGCTGGCCGACAAGTATCCTACGCTGGCCGACATGCCCGACAGCCGCGCTCGCAGCAGGCATTTCTCCGGCCAACGGGCCCAAACCCGGCACGGTGAGGCAGGTTGCGAGGCTGAAACCATGGCAGCACTGGCGCGGATTCGGGAGATATGCCAGGAGATTGGCGAACCAATGGCCCATGTGGCCATCGCCTGGCTCATGCAACGGCCGGCCGTAACAGCGGTCATCGCCGGCGCGCGCCGGCCCGAGCAGGCGGTGGACAACGCCGAGGCTGCCCGGTTGGTTCTCAGCCCGGATGTCGTGCAGGCACTGGACGACGCCACAGAAGAGGTCAAACAATGCCTTGGGCCCAACCCAGATATGTGGCAGTCGCAGTCGCGGTTTTACTAACTGGAGTTACGCAGGTAACAATGTGCTCAGAAGGCGGCGGACGGCTTTCAGAAGACCGCAGACGACGGACGGCGGACCGCTTCCAGAAGACGGCGGTCGGTGGTCCGTGGTCGGCAAGGTAGCGCTCTAACTGCGTAACATGAGTTACTGAAGAGGATTCCATTATGAAAGTTCTGTTCATTGGCGGCACCGGTATCATCAGCTCGGCCTGCACACCCCTGGCTGAGGAGCGGGGAGTCGACCTGTATCTCTTGAACCGAGGCCAGACCGATCGACCCGTGCCCGAGGGTGTGACGGTATTGCATGGCGATATCCGTAGCCCCGACACTGTGGAGTCAGTGCTCGACGACCACACCTTCGACTCGGTGGTGAACTGGATTGCTTTTACACCGGAGCACGTGCAGACCGATATCGAGCTCTTCCGCGGTCGCACAGGGCAGTATGTCTTCATCAGCTCGGCCTCGGTCTACCAGACCCCACCGGCCAGCCTGCCGGTCACCGAATCGACCATGTTGGATAATCCTTTTTGGGAATACTCCCGGCAGAAGATCGCCTGCGAGGAATTGTTGGTGCGGGCCTATCGCGATGAGAAGTTTCCCATGACCATCGTGCGTCCTTCCCATACCTATGATGCCCGCATGATTCCGATCTTCGGCGGCTACACGGCCCTGCACCGCATGATGCGAGGCCAACCTGTGATCGTGCCTGGCGATGGCACATCCCTGTGGACGCTGACCCATCACACCGATTTTGCCAAAGGCTTCGTGCCCTTGCTGGGCAATCACCGAACCATTGGCGAGGCCTACCATATTACCTCCGACGAGTGGCTGAGCTGGAATCAGATCACCCGAATCCTGGCCGATGCTGCGGGGGTCGAGCCCAGCCTGGTGCATGTGCCGTCCGAGTTGATCAATGCTTTTGACCCTGATTTGGGTGCCGGGCTGTTGGGCGACAAGCAGCACAGCATGATCTTCGACAACAGCAAGATCAAACGGTTGGTGCCCGATTTTGCCTGCATCATTCCATTTTCTCAGGGCGCCAGGGAGATGGTTGCCTGGCGTCTGGCCGATCCGGCTCGACAGATGATGGACGACGGGATGGATGCATTGATGGAGCGGATCATAACCGCGTTCAGGATGGCCTGGCCATAAATCACACCGAATAACGAGACAAGCATGAATACGTTGCCCTCACCTCTTCTTGTGCCCATCGAACTGGTTTTCAATCCCAACTGGTGGTACCGGACCGCTGGCATCAGCTTCGACAAAGCCTTTTATTTCGATCCTGACACCCGCATTGGCGATGATGTCACGATGCGCCGGGTGCTGTATGAACGATTCGGTGATCTGGGTATGGGAGAAGCCAACCCCCAGCCGCGGCCGGTGATCGGCTCCATGCACGTGGCCGGAGGATTCATCATTCCGGCGCTGCTGGGCGCAGAAATCCAGTTTGAGATCGATGCCGCGCCCCAGCCGCTACCACAACAACTGACTGCCGCCGGGATCGATGCCTTCGAAGTCCCCGATTTCCGTACCACCTGGCCAATGAACGAATTGATTGCCCAGATGGACGCCCTGGAAGCGACGTGGGGATATGTGCTCGGCGACATGAACACCGATGGATTGCTCAACACCGCCTATCACTTCTATGGCCAGGATTTGTTCATGGACTTTTACCTGGCGCCGGAGCGGGTCAAACGATTCCTGGAACAGATCGGTGGATTGATCGTCGATGTGGCCAGCTACCTGCGGGAGCGCACTGGCACCTGTTCGGTCTCCGTCAACCGCATGGTGGCGCATGTGGATCCGGCCATGTTCTTCCATGCAAACTGTTCGGTGCAGATGATCTCTCCCAACAGTTATCGGGAGATGCAGTTGCCCATCGAACAGGGCATGGCACAACGCATTCAACCCTATGGCATCCACCATTGCGGCGATAACCTGCATCAGATCGCGCCGGTCTATGCCGAGTTGCCATTGCGCATGGTGGGCGTGGGTTGGGGCTCTGACGTGGCGGCGGTGCGGGAGGCCTTGCCTGATACATTCCTCAACCTGCGCTT encodes the following:
- a CDS encoding SDR family oxidoreductase, which gives rise to MKVLFIGGTGIISSACTPLAEERGVDLYLLNRGQTDRPVPEGVTVLHGDIRSPDTVESVLDDHTFDSVVNWIAFTPEHVQTDIELFRGRTGQYVFISSASVYQTPPASLPVTESTMLDNPFWEYSRQKIACEELLVRAYRDEKFPMTIVRPSHTYDARMIPIFGGYTALHRMMRGQPVIVPGDGTSLWTLTHHTDFAKGFVPLLGNHRTIGEAYHITSDEWLSWNQITRILADAAGVEPSLVHVPSELINAFDPDLGAGLLGDKQHSMIFDNSKIKRLVPDFACIIPFSQGAREMVAWRLADPARQMMDDGMDALMERIITAFRMAWP
- a CDS encoding aldo/keto reductase, coding for MNYKKLGHTDILVSPVALGCWGFVQDFHWGAQENAQSIATVYAALDAGINFFDTAEAYGDGRSEEVLGRALAGRRHQAVVASKVNGENLAPADLRRSCEASLRRLGTDYLDLYQIHWPNLAIPLAETMGELQELQAEGKIRAIGVSNFAVAGMQEVLPLGSIGSNQLPYNLLWRAIEFDIQPICQQRGVGILCYSPLMHALLADKYPTLADMPDSRARSRHFSGQRAQTRHGEAGCEAETMAALARIREICQEIGEPMAHVAIAWLMQRPAVTAVIAGARRPEQAVDNAEAARLVLSPDVVQALDDATEEVKQCLGPNPDMWQSQSRFY
- a CDS encoding uroporphyrinogen decarboxylase family protein, producing the protein MNTLPSPLLVPIELVFNPNWWYRTAGISFDKAFYFDPDTRIGDDVTMRRVLYERFGDLGMGEANPQPRPVIGSMHVAGGFIIPALLGAEIQFEIDAAPQPLPQQLTAAGIDAFEVPDFRTTWPMNELIAQMDALEATWGYVLGDMNTDGLLNTAYHFYGQDLFMDFYLAPERVKRFLEQIGGLIVDVASYLRERTGTCSVSVNRMVAHVDPAMFFHANCSVQMISPNSYREMQLPIEQGMAQRIQPYGIHHCGDNLHQIAPVYAELPLRMVGVGWGSDVAAVREALPDTFLNLRLSPIRMLRATPEEIAADTEQLLHAAGSLDRVGLCCINMDYGTPDENIFAMARVAERFR